From one Lotus japonicus ecotype B-129 chromosome 3, LjGifu_v1.2 genomic stretch:
- the LOC130746943 gene encoding pentatricopeptide repeat-containing protein At2g29760, chloroplastic-like: protein MMLCLCSTLPPQIPKPTHLDHATSQNHHLKQARALLIKTNAPLSHVDLAHVPAIVPWNSCLKFFAERGAPCDTISLFLRLRQLSILPDHFTCSFLLKACTISSDIVTGRIIHAYVQKLGFQSNLILQNMLLHLYASCGETSHARLMFDKMPQQDVATWNIMIGHLISAGDVGAARDLFDSMPRRNVRSWTSVISGLAKCGMSEEALRVFSEMEREGSRPNEVTVVAVLVACAQLGDLEFGKSIHRFAEGNGFLRNVYVCNALIDMYVKCGCLEEGCRVFDGMRERTVVSWSSMIVGFAMHGEGEKGLELYEEMIRSGMKPNHVTFIGVLHACSHVGLVDKGREFFTIMRRDYGIVPGVEHYGCLVDLLSRAGRLEEAREVIANMSVPPNGVVWGALLGGCRLHKNIKLAEEAMRHLSELDPLNDGYYVVMSNVYAEAGKWEEVSRIRRSMKSRGVKKTQGCSSITIDGVVHEFVAGDETHPQAKGIFEMWEKLLVKMKMKGYIPDTSVVLLDMEDEQKEIFLYRHSEKLALVYGLINTKPGMPIRIMKNLRVCEDCHTAFKLVSEIENREIVVRDRNRFHCFKNGACTCKDYW, encoded by the exons ATGATGCTTTGCCTTTGCTCCACGCTCCCACCTCAAATACCCAAACCCACACACCTCGACCACGCCACTTCACAAAATCATCATCTCAAACAAGCCCGCGCCCTCCTCATCAAAACCAACGCCCCTCTCTCCCACGTCGACCTCGCCCATGTCCCCGCAATTGTTCCCTGGAACTCATGCCTCAAATTCTTCGCCGAACGCGGCGCGCCATGCGACACAATCTCCCTCTTCCTCCGCTTGCGCCAGCTGAGCATCCTCCCAGACCATTTCACCTGCTCTTTCCTCCTCAAGGCCTGCACCATCTCATCTGACATTGTCACCGGAAGAATCATCCATGCGTACGTCCAGAAGCTCGGGTTTCAGTCCAACTTGATCTTGCAGAACATGCTTCTTCACTTGTATGCGTCCTGTGGGGAAACAAGCCACGCCCGCCTCATGTTTGATAAAATGCCGCAACAGGATGTTGCCACTTGGAACATAATGATCGGCCATTTGATTAGCGCGGGTGACGTGGGCGCTGCCCGTGACTTGTTTGATTCCATGCCTCGAAGGAACGTGAGGTCGTGGACTTCGGTCATTTCTGGGCTTGCCAAGTGTGGGATGTCTGAGGAAGCTCTAAGGGTGTTCTCGGAGATGGAAAGAGAAGGTTCGAGGCCTAATGAGGTGACCGTGGTGGCTGTTCTCGTGGCTTGTGCTCAGTTGGGGGACTTGGAGTTTGGCAAGAGCATTCATCGCTTCGCTGAAGGAAATGGGTTTCTGCGGAATGTTTATGTTTGCAATGCTTTGATTGATATGTATGTCAAGTGCGGGTGCTTGGAGGAAGGTTGTAGAGTTTTCGATGGCATGCGGGAACGAACGGTGGTGTCGTGGTCGAGCATGATTGTGGGGtttgcgatgcacggggaaggAGAGAAGGGTTTGGAGCTATACGAAGAGATGATTAGGTCGGGGATGAAGCCGAATCACGTGACTTTCATTGGGGTCCTTCATGCTTGCAGTCACGTGGGATTGGTTGACAAGGGTCGTGAGTTTTTCACCATCATGAGGAGGGACTATGGGATAGTGCCCGGAGTTGAGCATTATGGTTGTTTGGTTGATCTGTTGAGTCGTGCAGGGCGGTTGGAAGAGGCTCGTGAGGTTATTGCGAACATGTCAGTGCCACCTAATGGGGTTGTTTGGGGGGCTTTGCTTGGTGGGTGCAG GCTTCATAAGAACATTAAGCTTGCAGAGGAAGCTATGAGACATCTTTCTGAATTGGATCCGTTAAATGATGGATACTATGTGGTTATGTCGAATGTTTATGCGGAGGCGGGAAAGTGGGAAGAAGTGTCAAGAATCAGAAGGTCGATGAAAAGTAGAGGGGTGAAGAAAACACAGGGATGCAGTTCGATCACAATAGATGGAGTGGTTCATGAGTTTGTAGCTGGGGACGAGACTCATCCTCAAGCTAAGGGGATATTTGAGATGTGGGAAAAGTTActtgtgaagatgaagatgaaaggaTATATACCGGATACTTCAGTTGTACTTCTTGATATGGAAGATGAGCAGAAGGAGATTTTCCTTTATCGTCACAGTGAAAAATTAGCACTTGTATATGGGTTGATCAACACCAAACCTGGAATGCCAATCAGGATAATGAAGAATCTCCGCGTGTGTGAGGATTGTCATACTGCTTTTAAATTAGTGTCTGAAATTGAAAACAGAGAAATTGTGGTGCGTGATAGGAATCGATTTCATTGTTTTAAAAACGGAGCTTGTACTTGCAAGGATTATTGGTAG